The following coding sequences lie in one Nitrospiraceae bacterium genomic window:
- the selA gene encoding L-seryl-tRNA(Sec) selenium transferase yields the protein MNPKQKLLKELPSVDEIIKSPKGIKWCKIFPRRHVLKAIREIIEIRRKIILDDKKDLSKEESYTAIEKRIYKLSSFSLRPVINATGIVIHTNLGRSVLTHNALDNVARVSENYSNLEYDLKEGKRGKRYAHVVEIIKEVTGAEDAIIVNNNAAAVLLCLNTLARDKEVIVSRSELVEIGGSFRLPDVMISGMSILKEVGTTNKTRLDDYINAVNQNTALLLKVHQSNFKIVGFTDSVSIEELKTISDKHNIPLLFDLGSGCLIDLKPYGILNEPTVQEIVKAGVDVITFSGDKLLGGPQAGIIIGKKKYIEMIQKNPLTRAVRIDKLTLAALESILHEYLDEEKAIENIPTLRMLLQKPEIIKARAEKIASNFKYLLKKMKIEVMEDFSQAGGGSLPGIDFPTYAVSIKPKEISVNQFEEQLRSGTPPVICRIKDNSIIIDAKTINEQEIEPLADCIKNALEQLS from the coding sequence ATGAATCCAAAACAAAAACTCTTGAAAGAACTTCCATCTGTTGACGAGATAATAAAAAGTCCTAAGGGAATAAAATGGTGCAAGATATTCCCTAGAAGGCATGTGCTTAAGGCAATAAGAGAAATAATAGAAATTAGAAGAAAAATAATATTGGATGATAAAAAAGATTTATCAAAAGAGGAAAGTTACACAGCAATCGAAAAAAGAATTTACAAACTCTCCTCGTTCAGTCTCAGACCTGTCATAAATGCAACCGGGATAGTCATACACACAAATCTTGGCAGATCGGTACTTACACACAATGCTTTGGATAATGTTGCAAGGGTATCTGAAAATTATTCTAATCTTGAATATGACCTTAAAGAAGGCAAGAGAGGCAAGAGATACGCACATGTCGTAGAAATAATAAAAGAAGTGACAGGAGCTGAAGATGCAATAATAGTTAATAACAACGCAGCTGCTGTGCTATTGTGTCTCAACACATTGGCAAGAGATAAAGAAGTAATTGTTTCAAGGAGCGAGCTTGTTGAGATAGGCGGTTCATTCAGGCTCCCTGATGTCATGATATCAGGAATGTCTATACTTAAAGAGGTCGGCACAACAAATAAGACCCGTCTCGATGATTATATAAATGCCGTAAATCAAAATACAGCGCTTTTACTGAAAGTCCATCAGTCTAATTTTAAGATAGTGGGATTCACTGACAGTGTTTCAATAGAAGAGTTGAAAACTATCTCCGATAAACACAATATACCCCTGCTTTTTGATCTTGGAAGCGGATGTCTGATAGACCTTAAGCCATATGGCATATTAAATGAACCAACAGTGCAGGAGATAGTGAAGGCAGGAGTCGATGTAATAACATTCAGCGGAGATAAGCTCCTCGGAGGACCGCAGGCAGGAATAATCATAGGCAAGAAAAAATATATTGAGATGATCCAGAAAAATCCATTAACAAGAGCTGTGAGAATAGACAAACTAACACTTGCGGCGCTGGAATCAATTCTTCATGAATATCTTGATGAGGAAAAGGCTATAGAAAATATCCCAACGCTGAGAATGCTTTTGCAAAAACCAGAAATAATAAAAGCGCGCGCTGAAAAAATCGCATCGAATTTTAAATATCTTCTAAAAAAAATGAAGATCGAAGTCATGGAGGATTTTTCACAGGCAGGAGGAGGTTCTCTTCCTGGGATTGATTTCCCCACATATGCTGTTTCAATAAAACCAAAAGAGATATCTGTTAATCAGTTCGAAGAACAACTGCGCTCAGGAACACCACCCGTAATATGCAGGATAAAAGATAACTCTATCATAATCGATGCAAAAACAATTAATGAACAGGAAATAGAACCCCTTGCAGACTGTATTAAGAACGCTCTTGAACAGCTTTCTTAA